The genomic interval GGCCGACGCGCGCGAACTGGCTCGCGAGCTGGATCGCGTCGTCGTCCCACTCCTGCACCGAGACGACCGTGACGTTCGCGTCGTCCTGAACGTCGATCTCCACGCTCTCGACGAGGTTCGCGCTGCCGCGGCTGTCGAGCACGATGAGACCGCTGGAGCCCTTGGTCGCCGTGATCACGGTGTGCGCGGCCCTCGGGGTGCTGCCCAGGTCGGCGCGCGTCACGGTGAGCGCTTCGGCATCACCTTCGAGACGGATGTGCAGCGCGTTCTCGAACGACGAGCGGGCGTTGGCGGTCGCCTTGTCCTCCGGAACCCCGACGGAGCCGATGACGGCATCCGTGCGGTCGATCCACTCGACGCTCGTGCCCGCGGCCTCCGGGTAGAGGATCGCGTACGGCGAGCCGTCGAGTTCGCCGTCGATGAGGTGGCGCACCTTCTCGACAGGCGTGAGCTTCCACTCGATCTCCCGACCGGTGACCTCGGGGAACGCCGCCGGATCGACCGACGCGAAGCGCTCAGAACGGGTCTGGACCGGGACGAGTCCCCATCCTCCGTGCGAGTGCTCCGTCAGGCCGTGCTGTGCAGTCTGAACGGGGGCCGACACTATCCGACGCTGCCTTCCATGCTCATCTCGATGAGCTTGTTGAGTTCGAGTGCGTATTCCATGGGCAGTTCGCGTGCGATCGGCTCGATGAAGCCGCGCACGATCATCGCCATCGCTTCGTCTTCGGGAAGACCGCGCGACTGGAGGTAGAAGAGCTGCTCCTCGCTCACGCGCGAGACCGTGGCCTCGTGCCCGAGCTGCACGTCATCGACGCGGATGTCGATCGCCGGGTAGGTGTCCGAGCGCGAGATCGTGTCGACGAGCAGGGCGTCGCAGCGCACCGTGTTGGCGGAGTGGTGCGCATTCGCGTCCACCCGCACCTCGCCGCGGTATCCCGCGCGGCCGCCGCCACGCGCGATCGACTTCGACACGATCGAGCTCGTCGTGTACGGAGCCATGTGGATCATCTTCGCGCCGGCATCCTGGTGCTGACCGGGACCCGCGAACGCGACCGAGAGCGTCTCGCCCTTCGCGTGCTCGCCCACGAGGAAGATCGAGGGGTACTTCATCGTCACCTTGGAGCCGATGTTGCCGTCGATCCACTCCATGGTGGCGCCGGCTTCGGCGCGCGCGCGCTTCGTGACGAGGTTGTAGACGTTGTTCGACCAGTTCTGGATGGTCGTGTAGCGCACGCGGGCGCCCTTCTTCACGATGATCTCGACGACAGCCGAGTGCAGCGAGTCCGACTTGTAGATCGGCGCGGTGCAGCCCTCGATGTAGTGAACGTACGAGTCTTCGTCGGCGATGATCAGCGTGCGCTCGAACTGGCCCATGTTCTCCGTGTTGATGCGGAAGTAGGCCTGCAGCGGGATCTCGACGCGGACGCCCTTGGGCACGTAGACGAACGAGCCGCCCGACCACACCGCGGTGTTGAGCGCCGCGAACTTGTTGTCGCCCGAGGGGATGACGGTGCCGAAGTACTCCTGGAAGAACTCGGGGTGCTCACGCAGCGCCGTGTCGGTGTCCATGAAGATGACGCCCTGAGCTTCCAGGTCCTCGCGGATCTGGTGGTAGACGACCTCGGACTCGTACTGCGCGGCGACACCCGCGACGAGACGCTGACGCTCCGCCTCCGGGATGCCGAGCTTCTCGTACGTGTTCTTGATGTCCTCCGGAAGGTCCTCCCACGACTGGGCCTGCTTCTCGGTGGAGCGCACGAAGTACTTGATGTTGTCGAAGTCGATGCCGGAGAGGTCGGCGCCCCACGTGGGCATCGGCTTCTTCTCGAAGAGCTGCAGCGCCTTGAGGCGCGTCTTGAGCATCCACTCGGGCTCGTTCTTCAGTGCCGAGATGTCGGTGACGACCTCGGGGTTGATGCCGCGGCGAGCGGAAGCTCCCGCCGCGTCAGGATCGGACCAGCCGAATTCGTACTGTCC from Salinibacterium sp. ZJ70 carries:
- the sufD gene encoding Fe-S cluster assembly protein SufD, with amino-acid sequence MSAPVQTAQHGLTEHSHGGWGLVPVQTRSERFASVDPAAFPEVTGREIEWKLTPVEKVRHLIDGELDGSPYAILYPEAAGTSVEWIDRTDAVIGSVGVPEDKATANARSSFENALHIRLEGDAEALTVTRADLGSTPRAAHTVITATKGSSGLIVLDSRGSANLVESVEIDVQDDANVTVVSVQEWDDDAIQLASQFARVGRNATLKHIVISLGGSVVRVNPSVRLAGEGADGTLLGVYFADAGQHLEQQVYLHHEAAHTRGRVTYKGALNGEGARTVWVGDVLIGRDATGTDSYEQNRNLVLSDGTRADSIPNLEIETGDIAGAGHASATGRFDDEHLFYLQARGIPEDEARRLVVLGFLSEIVQQIGEPALEARLIQALETELEAAR
- the sufB gene encoding Fe-S cluster assembly protein SufB: MSDVLIDRPELEGLGQYEFGWSDPDAAGASARRGINPEVVTDISALKNEPEWMLKTRLKALQLFEKKPMPTWGADLSGIDFDNIKYFVRSTEKQAQSWEDLPEDIKNTYEKLGIPEAERQRLVAGVAAQYESEVVYHQIREDLEAQGVIFMDTDTALREHPEFFQEYFGTVIPSGDNKFAALNTAVWSGGSFVYVPKGVRVEIPLQAYFRINTENMGQFERTLIIADEDSYVHYIEGCTAPIYKSDSLHSAVVEIIVKKGARVRYTTIQNWSNNVYNLVTKRARAEAGATMEWIDGNIGSKVTMKYPSIFLVGEHAKGETLSVAFAGPGQHQDAGAKMIHMAPYTTSSIVSKSIARGGGRAGYRGEVRVDANAHHSANTVRCDALLVDTISRSDTYPAIDIRVDDVQLGHEATVSRVSEEQLFYLQSRGLPEDEAMAMIVRGFIEPIARELPMEYALELNKLIEMSMEGSVG